CGAAACCACGGAAGCCGTAGAAAAGCCGGGTAAAAACAGAAGGTTGTCGATTTCACTGTCGCTCAGGGAAACATCTGCGGGGATCAAGCCTTTGTCGATGGCGATTTGTAAAACCCGAGGCCGGTTGATGCCCGCCCCATCATCGGAGACCTCAATCACCACCCGTCCGCTGCGGTGCGCTGCCGTCAGGTTGACACGCCCCTGTGCGGGTTTGCCGGCAGCCTGTCGTTTTTCGGGATCTTCAAGCCCGTGATCAACCGCATTTCGGATCATATGGGTCAGCGGGTCCGCCAACCGCTCAATGACCGTCTTATCAACCTCCGTGCCCTCGCCAAAGGTATGCAGGCGAACATCCTTACCCACAGCAGCAGAGGATTCCCGCACAATCCGCGACATGCGCTGAAACAGTGACTTCACCGGCTGGGCGCGGATCATCATCACACTGTCCTGAATGTCACGGGTAAGCCGTTGAAATTCCTCCAGCCCGCTCATCGCATCCGAATGTGGAGAAAGCCCAGACTTTTCAAGGCTTTGACTCAACATGGCCTGATTGATCACCAGTTCACCCACTAGATTGACCAATCGTTCGATACGATCCAGATCAACCCGAACGACGGATTTTGCCTGTGCGTTGCTTTGTGCTCGGCTGGCCTTTTCGGCAGGTTTCACCACTTCGGCTGCGGCTTTTACCGGGGGGGATGGCGAATCGGTGCTGCGACCCGCCTCAGGATCATTCTGCGCGGCGGCAGGAGGGGCCTCGGGCAGGGGCGTTTCCTCTGTTGCGGGCACCTCCAAAGGGGTTGGCAAATCCGCGAAATCCGGGGGGGCGGGGGATGTCTCCTCCCCGCGAGATATGTCCAATTGGCACAGCCCGTCGACAAATTCGAAAACGGAACGGATTTCACTTTCATCTACCGTGCTGTACAGGGTTACCACCCAGCTCAGGTGCGGAATATCAGGTGTTATTTTGGCCAGCTCGGGCAGGGCTGAGGCGTCACAAACCACTGAAACTTCACCAAGCTCCATAAGGTTGCGCAGCAGCAAAGCAGGTTCATTGCCAGTATCAAACAGCTCAACATGCGGTGTGAAAACAATCCTGTAGGGCGCATCGCTGCCAAAGTCGGGCAGCGGCGGCAAAGCGTCAAGATCAGGCTGGGCACCCTCAGAAGCGCTGTCCTCCCCGTCCCCCAGATCAAGGTCCAAGGACAGGACCATTGGCTGAAATTCAATCTCCTGCTCATCTTCCTGTTCGGGCGGTCCACCCAAAAACGCATCCAGATCGGTCAACAGGCGGGCGGTTTCGGCAACTGGCAGGTCGTCGTCATCACGGCTGACCCGCACCAGATCCGACAGATGATCCGCCGCCTGAAAAAACACCTTTAGCGCAGCAGCGTCAACGCTCAACCTGCCTGCGCGTACCTCGTCAAGTACCGTTTCATAACGATGGGCAAACCGCACCAGACCTTCCAGCCCAAATGCCCCTGCGCCACCTTTGATCGAATGCACCGCGCGGAAAACCACATTGATGGTTTCGGGATCGTCGCTGCCCTCATCATCCATGGTCTGCAACCCGTCTTGCAGGGCCTCCAGCAGTTCTTCACATTCGATGAAGAATGAGGCGCGGATTTCTGCCATAGGGTCATTGTCGGTGCTCATGAGACTGTTCCTTTACCCGGCAACCATCTGAAGCGCTTTGACAAGTTTAGCCGGGTCAAAGGGTTTGACAATCCAGCCAGTGGCCCCTGCAGCGCGGGCACGCGCCTTAAGTTCCGGCGCGGCTTCGGTGGTCAGAACCAGAATGGGGGTCGCCCGGTGTTTGTCCTGTTCGCGCACCGCATCGATAAAGCCAAAACCATCCATCCGGGGCATGTTGATATCGGTGATGATCGCATCGGGTTCGATGCCATCCAAGACCTCAATGCCATGGATGCCGTCATCCGCCGTATGTACCGTAAACCCCGAGGGTAGAAGGGCCAGTTTGATCATATCCCGCATCGTGCGGCTGTCGTCTACTGCCAGAATCTGAAGGGTCATGTGGTGCCTTCCGCAAGGGTTTCAGGGGTAAAACCCATGCTGGTGAGCTGCACCAATACGGGGTCGCTGACATTGATCATCTTAAAGAGGGTTTGATTGCGGCGCGCCTCGCGTGCGGCGGCCAGACAGGTTTGCAGACAGAGCGCCCCGATCTGGGTCACTTTCTCGCAATCAATGATAACATCCTGTCCGATCCGCGCGGTCAGCTCACTGTGAAAGGAAACGGCGGCGGCCACGTCCAACTTGCCCTCTGGCATCAACGGCTCACCCATAGGATGACCGCATTGAAAAAGTTCCGGCAGGGACCATCTCTGCGCTCCACATCTGTTCAATGGAGCGGTTTTAGGGGGCGGTCCGTTAATTCCGGGTTACCAGAATGGCAGGCAGCACATTTTGGCAGGGATCAACCGGTCACAAAGAAAAAGGCCCCGAGCTGGTCAGGGCCTTTTCAAGATTGAATGTAGCTTTGGTAAAGCCGTGTCAGCCGCGACGCCGGCCACCCACACGGCCAGCCCGTCCGCGACCTTCCTGACCTGCTTTGGGTGTCACCTTGTTGAATTTGATCCAGTCACTGCCGTGTGGATCCCGGTCAAACAGGAAATTCGCCGCGCGGATGGCTTCCATTTCCTTTCCCGGACGCGGCAGGGTCGACCCCATGCCGAACAGCTGCACAAAGGCTTCATCTTCCATCCCTTCGGGCAGAACCACACCCAGCGCTTCCAGCTCGGCCTTCTTCTCCGCAATCTTGGTCGCGTTGATCGGCAGGGCGACAGGGTTCATAATCGCACTTGTCATACCGGCACCCATCGCCATGGGCAGAAACGCATTGTTGATGCCGTGACGGTTGGGCAAGCCAAAGCTGATGTTGGAGGCGCCGCAGGTGGTGTTCACCCCCAGCTCCTCGCGCAGGCGGCGCACAAGGGTGAATACCTGATGGCCCGCCGTCGCCATGGCACCGATTGGCATCACCAGCGGATCAACCACGATGTCATGCGCCGGGATACCGTGATCCGCAGCGCGTTCCACAATCAGCTTGGCCACGGCAAAGCGCACATCGGGGTCTTCGGAAATACCGGTATCATCATTGGAAATCGCCACCACCGGCACGTTGTATTTCTTGACCAGTGGCAACACCAGCTCCAGACGCTCTTCCTCGCCGGTGACAGAGTTCAGTAGCGGGCGCCCTTCACAGGCCTGCAATCCGGCCTCCAGCGCGCCGGGCACGGAGCTGTCGATGCAGAGCGGCGTATCCGTCACGGCCTGCACACGTTTGATCATTTCAGGCATCAGCATCGGTTCGACGAAATTGTTATCTGCGTAACGCGGGTCTTCAGCCATTTTGTTCGAGAACACCGCGCCAGAGTTCACATCCAGCACCGTGGCACCGGCATTTGCCTGCGCAACCGCGTCAAACTCGACCCGGCTGAAATCATCGCGCTCCAACTCTTCGGCCAAAATCTTGCGGCCTGTCGGGTTGATCCGCTCGCCGATGACGCAGAAGGGTTCATCAAAGCCGATAACGGCGGTTTTGGTTTTGGATTCGATGATGGTACGGGTCATTCAGGTGTCCTTGGACAAGAGAGGTTTTCAGACGGAAGGGTTCGCGGGGACGGCAGAGGAACCGCCGTTTTCGATGGCCCAGTTGGCATTGGTCTTGATCCCGCCCAACGGGAAGAAATGCACA
This DNA window, taken from Sulfitobacter pacificus, encodes the following:
- a CDS encoding chemotaxis protein CheA → MSTDNDPMAEIRASFFIECEELLEALQDGLQTMDDEGSDDPETINVVFRAVHSIKGGAGAFGLEGLVRFAHRYETVLDEVRAGRLSVDAAALKVFFQAADHLSDLVRVSRDDDDLPVAETARLLTDLDAFLGGPPEQEDEQEIEFQPMVLSLDLDLGDGEDSASEGAQPDLDALPPLPDFGSDAPYRIVFTPHVELFDTGNEPALLLRNLMELGEVSVVCDASALPELAKITPDIPHLSWVVTLYSTVDESEIRSVFEFVDGLCQLDISRGEETSPAPPDFADLPTPLEVPATEETPLPEAPPAAAQNDPEAGRSTDSPSPPVKAAAEVVKPAEKASRAQSNAQAKSVVRVDLDRIERLVNLVGELVINQAMLSQSLEKSGLSPHSDAMSGLEEFQRLTRDIQDSVMMIRAQPVKSLFQRMSRIVRESSAAVGKDVRLHTFGEGTEVDKTVIERLADPLTHMIRNAVDHGLEDPEKRQAAGKPAQGRVNLTAAHRSGRVVIEVSDDGAGINRPRVLQIAIDKGLIPADVSLSDSEIDNLLFLPGFSTASVVSDLSGRGVGMDVVRTAIQALGGRITITSNPGEGTTFSISLPLTLAVLDGMVIKVAGETLVLPLNLVVETLTLGPNDVQMVRPGRNVIEVRSGFVPLFDLGAALGYRPLLEDFDEYVVLLIAQEDGSSAALVIDNIIDQRQVVIKGLDESFYRAPGIAAATILGDGQIALILDPTDIISTPGAAPTQAQPAQQLGLSA
- a CDS encoding response regulator, whose amino-acid sequence is MTLQILAVDDSRTMRDMIKLALLPSGFTVHTADDGIHGIEVLDGIEPDAIITDINMPRMDGFGFIDAVREQDKHRATPILVLTTEAAPELKARARAAGATGWIVKPFDPAKLVKALQMVAG
- a CDS encoding STAS domain-containing protein produces the protein MGEPLMPEGKLDVAAAVSFHSELTARIGQDVIIDCEKVTQIGALCLQTCLAAAREARRNQTLFKMINVSDPVLVQLTSMGFTPETLAEGTT
- a CDS encoding methyltetrahydrofolate cobalamin methyltransferase → MTRTIIESKTKTAVIGFDEPFCVIGERINPTGRKILAEELERDDFSRVEFDAVAQANAGATVLDVNSGAVFSNKMAEDPRYADNNFVEPMLMPEMIKRVQAVTDTPLCIDSSVPGALEAGLQACEGRPLLNSVTGEEERLELVLPLVKKYNVPVVAISNDDTGISEDPDVRFAVAKLIVERAADHGIPAHDIVVDPLVMPIGAMATAGHQVFTLVRRLREELGVNTTCGASNISFGLPNRHGINNAFLPMAMGAGMTSAIMNPVALPINATKIAEKKAELEALGVVLPEGMEDEAFVQLFGMGSTLPRPGKEMEAIRAANFLFDRDPHGSDWIKFNKVTPKAGQEGRGRAGRVGGRRRG